The proteins below are encoded in one region of Juglans microcarpa x Juglans regia isolate MS1-56 chromosome 4D, Jm3101_v1.0, whole genome shotgun sequence:
- the LOC121261342 gene encoding MLO-like protein 4 isoform X2, translated as MEGEMKEGRSLFETPTWAVATVITIMVVFGFFFHGVLKRCGKWLNKTKRKPLLAALEKIKEELMLFGLLSLLMGHWIVFVAKICVKSSVFSSRFYPCALEDDFRKVEHILVSGSKYLNHSVVREQVKNGLHDDCPEGHESFASHESLEQLHRLVFVLGITHVSYSVLAIALAMIKIYSWRPWEHEAKSMAIQSLQGTPLATPDNTRMRRLSTFIFHRTSHPWSQHRVLVWLLCFSRQFWSSINRADYMALRLGFITTHQLPLSYDFHNYMLRSMEEEFRDIVGMNVPLWIYAICCLFLDFHGSNIYFWLSFLPAILILLMGTKLHRVVVKLAVEIMDKCPLEGFHQFRLRDELFWFGKPKLLLWLIHLISFQNAFEVATFIWSLWEIKDPSCFMDNRTFLVIRLSFGIVMHLCFRFQISINNLVV; from the exons ATGGAAGGAGAGATGAAGGAAGGACGATCCTTGTTTGAGACCCCCACCTGGGCTGTTGCAACCGTGATCACTATCATGGTTGTTTTTGGGTTCTTCTTTCATGGCGTTTTGAAACGCTGTGGAAAG TGGTTAAATAAAACCAAGAGAAAACCTCTACTTGCTGCCCTGGAGAAGATCAAGGAAG AGCTAATGCTTTTCGGGCTTCTGTCACTGTTGATGGGTCATTGGATTGTTTTTGTGGCTAAGATTTGTGTGAAATCGTCTGTCTTCAGCAGCCGATTTTATCCGTGTGCATTGGAGGATGATTTCCGAAAAGTAGAGCACATTCTTGTTTCAGGTTCAAAATATTTGAATCACTCCGTTGTCAGAGAGCAGGTGAAAAATGGGCTGCATGATGATTGTCCTGAG GGTCATGAATCATTTGCTTCTCATGAAAGTCTTGAGCAGCTTCATCGTCTTGTATTTGTTCTTGGCATTACCCATGTTTCTTACAGCGTTTTGGCCATTGCGTTGGCCATGATTAAG ATATACAGCTGGAGGCCATGGGAACATGAAGCCAAGTCTATGGCTATTCAGAGTTTACAAG GCACTCCACTAGCCACGCCAGACAATACTAGAATGAGGCGATTATCTACTTTCATTTTTCATCGCACATCCCATCCATGGAGCCAGCACAGAGTTCTTGTTTGGCtg CTTTGTTTCAGCCGCCAGTTCTGGAGTTCTATAAATCGAGCTGACTACATGGCCTTGCGTTTAGGCTTCATTACA ACTCATCAACTTCCTCTATCATATGATTTCCATAATTATATGCTTCGAAGCATGGAGGAAGAGTTTCGTGATATTGTTGGAATGAA TGTGCCTCTATGGATATACGCAATATGTTGCCTTTTTCTAGATTTTCATG GAAGCAATATTTACTTCTGGCTTTCCTTCCTTCCTGCCATC TTGATCCTCCTAATGGGCACTAAACTTCACCGGGTGGTAGTTAAGTTGGCTGTTGAAATCATGGATAAATGCCCATTAGAGGGATTCCATCAGTTTCGTCTGAGGGATGAGCTCTTTTGGTTTGGGAAGCCCAAGCTTCTTTTATGGTTGATACATCTAATATCCTTCCAG aatgctTTTGAAGTGGCAACATTCATTTGGTCCCTG TGGGAAATTAAGGATCCTTCTTGTTTCATGGATAACCGTACATTCCTTGTGATCCGGTTGTCATTTGg GATTGTAATGCACCTTTGTTTTCGATTCCAAATTTCCATCAATAATCTGGTTGTATAA
- the LOC121261342 gene encoding MLO-like protein 4 isoform X1 yields MEGEMKEGRSLFETPTWAVATVITIMVVFGFFFHGVLKRCGKWLNKTKRKPLLAALEKIKEELMLFGLLSLLMGHWIVFVAKICVKSSVFSSRFYPCALEDDFRKVEHILVSGSKYLNHSVVREQVKNGLHDDCPEGHESFASHESLEQLHRLVFVLGITHVSYSVLAIALAMIKIYSWRPWEHEAKSMAIQSLQGTPLATPDNTRMRRLSTFIFHRTSHPWSQHRVLVWLLCFSRQFWSSINRADYMALRLGFITTHQLPLSYDFHNYMLRSMEEEFRDIVGMNVPLWIYAICCLFLDFHGSNIYFWLSFLPAILILLMGTKLHRVVVKLAVEIMDKCPLEGFHQFRLRDELFWFGKPKLLLWLIHLISFQNAFEVATFIWSLWEIKDPSCFMDNRTFLVIRLSFGIISQFWCSFITFPLYVIITQMGSKFSKSVISESVRNSLTGWQRRVKAKHGSTVALLNETTTFSDSPAHEIVRLDEFSINSMEGSSSRDRGTFSSRQQASISVSVPLYKSYSDDDGNHEDEDDDDGGDRDNYHKDDIKDDSFLLPPP; encoded by the exons ATGGAAGGAGAGATGAAGGAAGGACGATCCTTGTTTGAGACCCCCACCTGGGCTGTTGCAACCGTGATCACTATCATGGTTGTTTTTGGGTTCTTCTTTCATGGCGTTTTGAAACGCTGTGGAAAG TGGTTAAATAAAACCAAGAGAAAACCTCTACTTGCTGCCCTGGAGAAGATCAAGGAAG AGCTAATGCTTTTCGGGCTTCTGTCACTGTTGATGGGTCATTGGATTGTTTTTGTGGCTAAGATTTGTGTGAAATCGTCTGTCTTCAGCAGCCGATTTTATCCGTGTGCATTGGAGGATGATTTCCGAAAAGTAGAGCACATTCTTGTTTCAGGTTCAAAATATTTGAATCACTCCGTTGTCAGAGAGCAGGTGAAAAATGGGCTGCATGATGATTGTCCTGAG GGTCATGAATCATTTGCTTCTCATGAAAGTCTTGAGCAGCTTCATCGTCTTGTATTTGTTCTTGGCATTACCCATGTTTCTTACAGCGTTTTGGCCATTGCGTTGGCCATGATTAAG ATATACAGCTGGAGGCCATGGGAACATGAAGCCAAGTCTATGGCTATTCAGAGTTTACAAG GCACTCCACTAGCCACGCCAGACAATACTAGAATGAGGCGATTATCTACTTTCATTTTTCATCGCACATCCCATCCATGGAGCCAGCACAGAGTTCTTGTTTGGCtg CTTTGTTTCAGCCGCCAGTTCTGGAGTTCTATAAATCGAGCTGACTACATGGCCTTGCGTTTAGGCTTCATTACA ACTCATCAACTTCCTCTATCATATGATTTCCATAATTATATGCTTCGAAGCATGGAGGAAGAGTTTCGTGATATTGTTGGAATGAA TGTGCCTCTATGGATATACGCAATATGTTGCCTTTTTCTAGATTTTCATG GAAGCAATATTTACTTCTGGCTTTCCTTCCTTCCTGCCATC TTGATCCTCCTAATGGGCACTAAACTTCACCGGGTGGTAGTTAAGTTGGCTGTTGAAATCATGGATAAATGCCCATTAGAGGGATTCCATCAGTTTCGTCTGAGGGATGAGCTCTTTTGGTTTGGGAAGCCCAAGCTTCTTTTATGGTTGATACATCTAATATCCTTCCAG aatgctTTTGAAGTGGCAACATTCATTTGGTCCCTG TGGGAAATTAAGGATCCTTCTTGTTTCATGGATAACCGTACATTCCTTGTGATCCGGTTGTCATTTGg GATCATCTCCCAATTCTGGTGTAGCTTTATTACATTCCCACTCTATGTTATCATTACACAG ATGGGTTCGAAGTTCAGCAAGTCTGTGATTTCTGAAAGTGTGAGAAACTCACTAACTGGATGGCAGAGGAGAGTAAAGGCCAAGCATGGTTCCACCGTTGCACTCTTGAATGAGACAACTACGTTCTCAGATTCACCAGCGCATGAGATAGTCAGACTTGATGAATTCTCCATAAACAGCATGGAAGGCAGTTCCTCAAGAGATCGGGGCACATTTTCCTCACGGCAGCAGGCCTCAATTTCAGTTTCTGTTCCACTCTACAAAAGTTATAGCGATGATGATGGTAATCACGAAGACGAAGACGATGATGATGGTGGTGATAGAGATAATTATCACAAAGATGACATCAAAGACGATTCCTTTCTCCTTCCACCACCTTAA